A single region of the Pontimicrobium sp. SW4 genome encodes:
- a CDS encoding TolC family protein: MKKITNQSTSIHNMKYIYLIFTLFVGFSITAQNKVWTLQECVTHALENNITIQRGENTLLINEEDIKGAKGNFLPSVGANMSQGLSFGQQELFPGSFVNRTSHSTSMSVSVSQNIFNGFRTINLYKQAQLNLETNQLELNRIRDDISLNVANSYLNVLFNKERLETARAQYDFSSKQLQQVKDLVDAGVQPRANIYDAEATLSGDEQSVTVAENNYTMSLLNLSQLLQVPFEGFNVEIIEIDTPSAEIMYNDIKPILNYAFENRNEIKVAEKNIENAELSTEISKSGFMPNVSASYGLGTNAFYTNLSSTEESFFNQLNDNKGHSFRLSVNIPIFSRFQNKTAVAKSKIRQENSKLDLDQAKLTLESNIQRAFTDAQAALKTYVAAQKSLEAQNLSFSNTQERYNLGNMNAFELEQARIRLINAESSLINAKYDFVFKTKVLDFFLGKTIVL, encoded by the coding sequence ATGAAGAAGATAACTAATCAATCGACCAGTATACATAATATGAAGTATATCTATTTAATATTTACCCTTTTTGTGGGGTTTTCAATTACAGCACAAAACAAAGTATGGACCCTTCAAGAATGTGTAACTCATGCTTTAGAGAATAATATTACTATACAAAGAGGAGAAAACACGTTATTGATTAATGAGGAAGATATTAAAGGAGCAAAAGGTAATTTCTTGCCATCAGTTGGTGCAAATATGTCTCAAGGCCTTAGTTTTGGTCAGCAAGAACTATTCCCTGGATCGTTTGTTAATAGAACGAGTCACTCTACAAGCATGAGTGTAAGTGTTTCTCAAAACATTTTTAATGGTTTTAGAACTATCAATTTATATAAACAAGCACAATTAAATTTAGAAACTAATCAATTGGAGTTAAATAGAATAAGAGACGACATATCTCTTAATGTAGCAAACTCTTATCTAAATGTGTTGTTTAATAAAGAAAGACTAGAAACAGCAAGAGCTCAGTACGATTTTTCGAGTAAACAATTACAACAAGTTAAAGATCTTGTTGATGCTGGAGTGCAACCTCGTGCAAATATATATGATGCTGAAGCTACTTTGAGTGGTGATGAACAAAGTGTAACAGTTGCCGAAAACAACTATACTATGTCATTATTAAATTTATCTCAATTGCTTCAAGTACCCTTTGAAGGATTTAATGTTGAAATTATAGAAATAGATACGCCTTCGGCTGAAATTATGTATAACGATATTAAGCCTATTTTAAACTATGCTTTTGAGAACAGAAATGAAATTAAAGTAGCTGAAAAGAATATAGAAAATGCAGAATTAAGCACTGAAATTTCTAAAAGTGGATTTATGCCAAACGTAAGTGCAAGTTATGGACTTGGTACTAATGCATTTTACACTAACCTAAGTAGTACTGAAGAAAGTTTTTTTAATCAATTAAACGATAATAAAGGACATAGTTTTAGATTAAGCGTTAATATTCCAATCTTTTCAAGATTCCAAAATAAAACGGCAGTTGCTAAATCAAAAATTAGACAAGAGAACTCAAAATTAGATTTAGATCAAGCAAAATTAACTTTAGAGTCTAATATTCAAAGAGCCTTTACAGATGCACAGGCTGCGCTTAAAACGTATGTTGCTGCACAAAAATCATTAGAAGCACAAAATTTATCTTTCTCTAATACACAAGAGCGATATAATTTAGGTAATATGAATGCTTTTGAATTAGAACAAGCGAGAATTAGATTAATTAATGCTGAATCGTCATTAATTAATGCAAAGTATGATTTTGTTTTCAAAACAAAAGTGTTAGACTTTTTCCTTGGGAAAACAATAGTTTTATAA
- a CDS encoding efflux RND transporter periplasmic adaptor subunit, with protein MKKAVKIILGIVLLILLVWVLAYFKKSNTAEVEEFKVKEPYYTSIKTKIVATGKLNPEEEIELKPQISGIVDKILVEEGDIIKKGDLIAKIRVVPNEQSLVSANSRIQTAKLSKDNAQTLYDRNKALFEKGVISKQDFENSELSLNQAVQSLTQAQNDYQIIKRGSLSGGSSANTNIVAQISGTILEIPVREGDQVIESNTFNAGTTIATIADMSIMIFEGKVDESEVGKLEEGKDIKVILGAINEKEFPAKLTFVAPKGIETNGAVQFTIKADVEVEQSTNIRAGYSANAQIELESKDSILCIKEALLQFNRITEKPFVEIQQEDGKFKKVDVVIGLSDGINVEITEGVKEGDKIKVWNKAKEDDEDEEDN; from the coding sequence ATGAAAAAAGCAGTAAAAATTATTTTAGGAATCGTATTATTAATACTGTTAGTTTGGGTATTAGCGTATTTTAAAAAATCTAACACGGCAGAAGTTGAAGAGTTTAAAGTAAAAGAGCCATACTATACATCTATAAAAACTAAAATTGTAGCTACAGGAAAACTAAATCCAGAAGAAGAAATTGAATTAAAACCTCAAATATCTGGAATTGTAGATAAAATTTTAGTTGAAGAAGGTGATATTATAAAAAAGGGAGACTTAATTGCAAAAATTAGAGTCGTACCAAACGAGCAAAGTTTGGTTAGTGCTAATAGTAGAATTCAAACTGCTAAACTATCTAAAGATAATGCACAAACGTTGTATGATAGAAATAAAGCACTTTTTGAAAAAGGAGTGATTTCTAAGCAAGATTTTGAGAATAGTGAATTATCCTTAAATCAAGCTGTACAAAGTTTAACTCAAGCGCAAAATGATTACCAAATTATTAAGCGAGGATCATTATCTGGCGGAAGTTCTGCCAATACTAATATTGTAGCTCAAATTTCGGGAACGATACTAGAGATTCCTGTTAGAGAAGGCGATCAAGTTATTGAAAGTAATACGTTTAATGCAGGTACTACAATAGCAACAATTGCAGATATGAGTATTATGATTTTCGAAGGAAAAGTAGATGAGTCAGAGGTAGGAAAGTTAGAAGAGGGTAAAGACATAAAAGTTATTCTAGGCGCAATTAACGAGAAAGAGTTTCCAGCAAAATTAACATTTGTAGCACCTAAGGGAATTGAAACAAATGGAGCAGTCCAATTTACAATAAAAGCAGATGTAGAGGTAGAACAGTCTACTAATATTAGAGCAGGTTATAGTGCAAATGCACAAATCGAACTAGAAAGTAAGGATAGCATTTTATGTATAAAGGAAGCGTTGTTGCAGTTTAATAGAATTACCGAAAAACCTTTTGTAGAAATACAGCAAGAAGACGGGAAGTTTAAGAAAGTAGATGTTGTAATTGGTTTATCTGATGGAATTAATGTTGAAATTACTGAAGGTGTTAAAGAAGGAGACAAAATTAAAGTTTGGAATAAAGCTAAAGAAGATGATGAAGATGAAGAAGATAACTAA
- a CDS encoding ABC transporter permease encodes MFKFLFDRDTWQEVYDSMSKNKLRTVITMVGVWWGILLLIGLLGSARGVENSFNRLFGDFATNSVFIWGQNTSKPFKGFQEGKSIRLTLTHAQKVQDNIEGIEFVVPRNLNQGFVNRKMLSGNFSIAGDYPLLDVVQKKKLISGRFINQNDIDNNKKVVVITEDVYKQLFEKDEEAIGELVTINGLNFSVIGVFDEGDISMGPSNDMHIPFTTFQQIYNQGEQIGWMMITGKPEYDINQIESDTKLLLKNLNRVHPEDKRAFGSFNLGEAFGKLTGFLKGMQFLTWFIGIATLIAGVFAIGNILLITVKERTKEIGVRRALGATPFEVKRQIVVEAVFLTLIAGLFGILSGGWILILLDSAFGQGPDATLVNASVSIAVVFLALLILVTLGTLIGLIPAFKATSIKPIEALREE; translated from the coding sequence ATGTTTAAATTTTTATTTGATAGAGATACTTGGCAAGAAGTGTATGATAGTATGAGCAAGAACAAGCTTAGAACTGTTATTACCATGGTAGGTGTCTGGTGGGGAATATTGTTACTTATTGGATTGTTAGGCTCTGCTCGTGGAGTTGAAAACTCATTTAATCGCTTATTTGGAGATTTTGCAACGAACAGTGTTTTTATTTGGGGGCAAAATACAAGTAAACCATTTAAAGGATTTCAAGAAGGAAAATCAATTCGATTAACACTAACACATGCACAAAAAGTACAAGATAATATTGAAGGCATTGAGTTTGTTGTCCCTAGAAATTTAAATCAAGGGTTTGTTAATAGAAAAATGTTATCAGGTAATTTTAGTATAGCAGGAGATTATCCTTTATTAGATGTTGTACAAAAGAAAAAGCTTATTAGTGGTCGATTTATAAACCAAAACGATATAGATAATAATAAAAAGGTAGTAGTTATAACAGAAGATGTTTATAAACAACTATTTGAGAAAGATGAAGAAGCCATAGGAGAATTAGTAACTATTAATGGCTTAAATTTTTCAGTCATTGGTGTTTTTGATGAAGGAGATATCTCCATGGGACCTTCAAACGATATGCATATCCCTTTTACAACATTTCAACAAATTTATAATCAAGGAGAACAAATTGGTTGGATGATGATTACAGGAAAACCTGAATATGATATTAATCAAATAGAAAGTGATACTAAGTTGCTACTTAAAAACTTAAATAGAGTACATCCTGAAGATAAACGTGCATTTGGTAGTTTTAATTTAGGAGAAGCTTTTGGAAAGTTAACAGGTTTCTTAAAAGGGATGCAGTTCTTAACTTGGTTTATTGGTATAGCTACATTAATAGCTGGTGTTTTTGCTATTGGAAATATATTATTAATTACCGTTAAAGAACGTACTAAAGAAATAGGAGTAAGACGTGCTTTAGGCGCCACACCTTTTGAAGTGAAAAGACAGATTGTTGTTGAGGCAGTCTTTTTAACACTTATAGCTGGATTATTTGGAATTTTATCAGGAGGCTGGATACTAATTTTGTTAGATTCTGCTTTTGGTCAAGGTCCAGACGCCACTTTAGTTAACGCATCAGTTTCAATAGCAGTAGTATTTTTAGCATTATTAATATTAGTAACATTAGGTACACTTATAGGATTAATACCAGCGTTTAAAGCCACAAGTATTAAACCAATAGAAGCATTAAGAGAAGAATAA
- a CDS encoding ABC transporter permease, whose amino-acid sequence MFDLDLWREILQSINKNRTRTILSGFTVLFAIMLFTILFGIINGFKNTFKEAFADDATNAIFINSGRTTKAYKGLQEGRRIQFENKDIDYIKDENGDKVEFITARIYKNVTATFRNEQNNYSVRAVHPDHQFLEKTLMNEGRYINQRDIDEETKVIIIGRLVEEDLFLKTKAIGKYLNLSGIQYKIVGTFSDEGNDNEERMIYMPVTTAQQVYGNNEYVDQINLSYNPKMDFDQAIAFSNSIEKKLKERFSIAPLDQSAVRVRNMAEATKNVNQMMVVLGILVLVIGLGTLIAGIVGISNIMIFIVKERTKEIGIRKALGAQPRSIISLIMIESILITAIAGYIGLLIGTGVLEAAGPSLEEYFIKDPSVQTSLVISATITLVMAGALAGYLPAKKASRIKPIVALRDD is encoded by the coding sequence ATGTTTGATTTAGATCTTTGGCGCGAAATACTTCAGAGTATAAATAAAAATAGAACTAGAACTATTTTATCTGGGTTTACTGTGCTTTTTGCTATCATGTTATTTACCATTCTTTTTGGGATAATAAATGGATTTAAAAATACATTTAAAGAAGCATTCGCTGACGATGCTACAAACGCCATATTTATCAATTCTGGAAGAACAACAAAAGCTTATAAGGGACTACAGGAAGGAAGACGTATTCAATTTGAAAATAAAGACATAGATTATATTAAAGATGAGAATGGTGATAAAGTAGAATTTATTACTGCTAGAATATATAAAAATGTGACTGCAACTTTTAGAAACGAACAAAATAATTATTCGGTAAGAGCTGTACATCCTGATCATCAGTTTTTAGAAAAAACATTAATGAATGAAGGTCGTTATATTAATCAACGAGATATCGATGAAGAAACAAAAGTTATTATTATTGGAAGATTAGTAGAAGAAGATTTGTTTCTTAAAACAAAGGCTATTGGTAAATATCTTAATTTAAGTGGTATACAATATAAGATTGTAGGGACGTTTTCAGATGAAGGAAATGATAATGAAGAACGTATGATTTATATGCCAGTTACTACTGCACAACAAGTATATGGTAATAATGAGTATGTCGACCAAATTAATTTAAGTTATAATCCTAAAATGGACTTCGATCAAGCCATTGCTTTTAGCAATAGTATAGAGAAGAAATTAAAAGAACGATTTAGTATTGCACCTTTAGATCAAAGCGCAGTAAGAGTTAGAAATATGGCTGAAGCGACCAAAAATGTAAATCAAATGATGGTAGTTTTAGGAATTCTTGTACTTGTAATTGGCTTAGGAACATTAATAGCAGGAATTGTGGGTATTAGTAATATAATGATTTTTATTGTTAAGGAACGCACAAAAGAAATAGGTATACGTAAAGCATTAGGAGCACAACCTAGATCTATTATTTCTCTGATAATGATAGAATCCATTTTAATTACAGCTATTGCTGGTTATATAGGCTTATTAATTGGAACAGGAGTGTTAGAAGCTGCAGGACCAAGTTTAGAAGAGTATTTTATAAAAGACCCTAGTGTACAAACCTCTCTTGTAATATCGGCAACTATTACTTTAGTTATGGCAGGAGCTTTAGCTGGCTATTTACCTGCTAAAAAGGCATCACGAATTAAACCTATTGTAGCACTAAGAGACGATTAA
- a CDS encoding ABC transporter ATP-binding protein, with translation MLKINQLHKSYPIGDSSLHVLKGIDLHVDSGEMVAIMGSSGSGKSTLLNIIGMLDEADSGDYILDGVPIKNLTEKKAAVYRNKFLGFIFQSFNLINYKNALENVALPLYYQGLKRRERQEKGKFHLNKVGLLDWAHHLPSELSGGQKQRVAIARALAANPKLLLADEPTGALDTTTSYEIMEFLQQLNDEGKTILIVTHEEDIAEMCKRIVRLRDGVIMEDKKVNQVRASQYV, from the coding sequence ATGCTAAAAATCAACCAACTACATAAGTCTTACCCAATAGGCGATTCCAGTTTGCATGTATTAAAAGGGATAGATTTGCATGTAGATAGCGGAGAAATGGTAGCCATTATGGGTTCTTCTGGTTCTGGTAAATCTACACTGTTAAACATTATTGGAATGCTAGATGAAGCTGATTCAGGCGATTATATTCTAGATGGAGTACCAATTAAAAATCTTACAGAAAAAAAAGCTGCAGTATACAGAAATAAGTTTTTAGGGTTTATCTTTCAATCTTTCAACCTTATAAATTATAAAAATGCATTAGAAAATGTAGCACTTCCTTTATATTATCAAGGGCTAAAACGAAGAGAACGACAAGAGAAAGGTAAGTTTCATTTAAACAAAGTTGGCTTGTTAGATTGGGCACACCACTTGCCTAGTGAGCTTTCTGGAGGACAAAAACAACGTGTGGCAATTGCTAGAGCGTTAGCTGCAAATCCAAAACTATTATTAGCCGATGAACCTACAGGAGCATTAGATACCACGACTTCATATGAAATTATGGAGTTTCTTCAACAATTAAATGACGAAGGAAAAACTATTTTAATTGTAACACACGAAGAAGATATTGCCGAAATGTGCAAACGTATAGTACGTTTGCGAGATGGTGTTATTATGGAAGATAAAAAAGTGAACCAAGTAAGAGCTTCGCAGTATGTTTGA
- a CDS encoding DUF420 domain-containing protein, translated as MTSDKTKEKKYNKWIVVLSIAIPLVVAALFGIKIPNVEPLTFLPPIYATINAFTALVLISAFIAIINKKQKLHKRLMQLAISLSVVFLAMYVAYHMTSESTKFGGEGLVKYVYYIVLISHIILSVAVIPFVLITYVRAVTNNFEQHKKIARITFPLWLYVAISGVVVYIMISPYY; from the coding sequence ATGACAAGCGATAAAACAAAAGAAAAAAAATATAACAAGTGGATAGTTGTTTTGTCAATAGCTATTCCATTAGTTGTCGCTGCGTTATTCGGAATTAAAATACCAAATGTAGAACCTCTTACGTTTTTACCACCAATTTATGCAACTATTAATGCTTTTACAGCATTGGTTTTAATAAGTGCTTTTATAGCTATTATAAATAAAAAACAAAAGTTGCACAAACGATTAATGCAATTGGCTATTTCGCTATCAGTTGTATTTTTGGCAATGTACGTTGCCTACCACATGACTAGTGAATCAACCAAGTTTGGAGGCGAGGGTCTAGTAAAGTATGTCTACTATATTGTTTTAATTTCTCATATCATATTATCTGTTGCTGTGATACCATTTGTGTTAATTACCTATGTTAGAGCAGTCACTAATAATTTCGAGCAGCATAAAAAAATAGCAAGAATCACATTTCCATTATGGTTATATGTCGCTATCTCTGGTGTAGTGGTTTACATAATGATTTCACCTTATTATTAA
- a CDS encoding SCO family protein, which produces MKKTNYSYVGIALIILVFGIIFIPRIIDRITSDDITREESRSKKASTQVSSDEPLAFLEINGEPKKVPTFSFTDQNGHTITNKDYVGKVYLVEFFFTTCPTICPRMSRNLVQIQNNFIGYENFGVASFTINPKNDTPEVLKIYAEKYGITNPNWHLMTGNQDTIYALANEGFNLYTAEDGTVEGGFEHSGNFALIDKNGFIRSRTVNGNPLIYYNGIISEEEKYDEDGFKEEITMLKEDITKLLKE; this is translated from the coding sequence ATGAAGAAAACTAATTATTCATACGTAGGTATAGCGCTAATCATATTAGTGTTCGGAATCATTTTTATTCCAAGAATTATTGATAGAATTACTAGTGATGATATCACTAGAGAAGAGAGCAGAAGCAAAAAGGCAAGTACTCAAGTATCAAGTGATGAACCTTTGGCTTTTTTAGAAATAAATGGAGAACCTAAAAAAGTGCCAACATTTAGTTTTACTGATCAAAACGGACATACTATTACAAATAAAGATTACGTAGGCAAAGTATATTTGGTAGAATTCTTTTTTACTACTTGTCCAACAATTTGCCCAAGAATGAGCAGAAACTTAGTGCAAATTCAAAATAACTTTATTGGCTATGAAAATTTTGGAGTAGCCTCTTTCACTATTAACCCTAAAAACGACACACCAGAAGTTTTAAAAATCTACGCCGAAAAGTATGGTATAACGAACCCTAATTGGCATTTAATGACAGGAAATCAAGACACCATTTATGCGTTAGCTAACGAAGGTTTTAATTTATACACTGCTGAAGATGGAACGGTAGAAGGTGGATTTGAACATTCAGGTAATTTTGCTCTTATTGATAAAAACGGATTTATTCGATCTAGAACAGTTAATGGAAATCCGTTAATATATTATAATGGTATTATTAGTGAAGAAGAAAAGTATGATGAAGATGGTTTTAAGGAAGAAATAACCATGCTAAAAGAAGATATAACAAAGCTTTTAAAAGAGTAG
- a CDS encoding cytochrome C oxidase subunit IV family protein, translated as MADHAHKLEILRGLIKFKSNTQKIWGVLILLTIVTAVEVILGIYKPESLMASFLGMKILNWIFIILTIVKAYYITWDFMHMRDETKSLRRVVVWTAVFLICYLIFILLLEGGYVFDVYKEGFVKTDF; from the coding sequence ATGGCAGATCACGCACATAAATTAGAAATATTAAGAGGTTTAATTAAGTTTAAATCTAATACACAAAAAATTTGGGGAGTATTAATACTTCTTACTATTGTTACTGCAGTAGAAGTTATATTAGGTATATACAAGCCTGAATCATTAATGGCTTCATTTTTAGGAATGAAAATTCTAAACTGGATATTCATTATTCTAACAATTGTAAAAGCGTACTACATTACTTGGGATTTTATGCACATGAGAGACGAAACCAAAAGCTTACGTCGAGTAGTAGTGTGGACAGCAGTATTCCTTATTTGTTACCTAATTTTTATTCTTTTATTAGAAGGAGGTTATGTTTTTGATGTTTACAAAGAAGGATTTGTAAAAACAGATTTTTAA
- a CDS encoding cytochrome c oxidase subunit 3, whose product MDNTVVSTGTEGKTWGGGNKPLKASYGKMMMWFFIVSDALTFSGFLAAYGFSRFKFIDSWPIADEVFTHVPFFHGNYPMIYVAFMTFVLIMSSVTMVLAVDAGHQMKKAKVTFYMFLTIIGGLIFVGSQAWEWGTFIKGDYGAVQTKGGNILQFVDTDGHRVALRDFAVIDEHKERVQDERKSGLWFTSEGTLPTYTVAEVLNGLEANENVLVRTQIINEEGEKTVLSRAESLRQIKDNGMLVVEGANLHVNEYGSPLFADFFFFITGFHGFHVFSGVVINIIIFFNVIIGTYERRKSYEMVEKVGLYWHFVDLVWVFVFTFFYLV is encoded by the coding sequence ATGGATAATACAGTTGTAAGTACTGGAACCGAGGGAAAAACTTGGGGTGGCGGAAATAAGCCATTAAAAGCAAGCTATGGAAAAATGATGATGTGGTTTTTCATCGTTTCTGATGCATTAACATTTTCTGGGTTTTTGGCTGCTTATGGATTTTCTAGATTCAAATTTATAGACTCTTGGCCAATTGCCGATGAAGTGTTTACTCACGTACCATTTTTTCATGGGAATTACCCAATGATTTACGTGGCATTCATGACTTTTGTACTTATTATGTCATCGGTAACTATGGTGCTTGCTGTAGATGCTGGACATCAAATGAAAAAAGCCAAAGTAACATTTTATATGTTTCTTACCATTATTGGAGGTTTAATATTTGTTGGTTCTCAAGCTTGGGAATGGGGAACATTTATTAAAGGAGATTATGGCGCTGTACAAACAAAGGGTGGAAATATATTACAATTTGTAGATACTGATGGACATCGTGTAGCACTTCGTGATTTTGCAGTTATAGATGAACATAAAGAGCGTGTGCAAGACGAAAGAAAATCAGGTCTTTGGTTTACAAGCGAAGGGACATTACCAACTTATACAGTAGCTGAAGTCTTAAATGGTTTAGAAGCTAATGAAAATGTATTAGTTCGTACTCAAATAATTAATGAAGAAGGAGAAAAAACTGTCTTATCTAGAGCAGAATCATTAAGACAAATTAAAGATAATGGAATGCTAGTTGTTGAAGGTGCTAATCTTCATGTTAATGAGTATGGATCACCTTTATTTGCAGATTTCTTTTTCTTTATAACTGGATTCCATGGTTTCCACGTATTCTCAGGAGTTGTTATTAATATCATTATATTTTTTAATGTAATAATAGGAACTTACGAGCGAAGAAAAAGCTACGAAATGGTTGAGAAAGTTGGACTGTATTGGCACTTTGTAGATTTAGTTTGGGTATTCGTATTTACATTCTTCTACCTAGTTTAA
- a CDS encoding cytochrome c oxidase subunit 3, whose translation MDLTQGTLEEKNRRAKKMMLWFGIVSLIMSFGGLTSAFIVSSVREDWLKDFQLPQAFTISLVLIVVSSITFILAKRALKSGNRNATTIFLLITLALGVGFIISQLIGFNQIIELGYNFTGPTSNITMSYIYVIAFAHIVHVIAGLICLLVVIYNHFKQKYNASKMLGLELAATFWHFIDILWIYLFFFLYFFR comes from the coding sequence ATGGATTTAACGCAAGGAACCTTAGAAGAAAAGAATAGAAGAGCAAAAAAAATGATGCTATGGTTTGGTATTGTTTCTTTAATAATGTCGTTTGGTGGTTTAACGAGTGCTTTTATTGTAAGTAGTGTAAGAGAGGATTGGTTAAAAGATTTTCAATTACCACAAGCATTTACAATAAGTTTAGTGTTAATAGTAGTAAGTAGTATCACATTTATTTTAGCTAAACGAGCTTTAAAATCTGGCAATAGAAATGCCACAACAATATTCTTGCTAATTACATTGGCGTTGGGTGTAGGTTTTATTATAAGCCAGCTTATAGGATTCAATCAAATAATAGAATTAGGGTATAACTTTACTGGCCCAACAAGTAATATCACCATGTCATATATTTATGTGATAGCATTTGCGCATATTGTGCACGTTATTGCTGGATTAATTTGCTTATTGGTGGTAATTTATAATCATTTTAAACAAAAGTATAATGCCTCTAAAATGCTTGGTTTAGAACTAGCTGCAACCTTCTGGCATTTTATAGATATTTTGTGGATATACTTGTTTTTCTTTTTATATTTCTTTAGATAA
- the cyoE gene encoding heme o synthase translates to MSKVSNSTLSKPSVISIFKEITKMRLSLSVVFSSLAGYLLAVDTVSFYTLLLLAFGGYFMVGASNAYNQIIERDLDALMERTKNRPIPSGSISVQSAFILATIFTILGITVLYIINPQTAMFGAISIFLYTSAYTPLKTKTPLSVFVGAIPGAIPFMLGWVAATNDFGIEPGTLFMLQFFWQFPHFWAIGWFLHDDYQKAGFNMLPTGKRDKGTAVQTILYTVWTIIVSIIPVFGFTGELKLTIVGAIVVFILGLVMLYYAVQLFKKMTVVAARQLMLASVLYITLVQIIYVLDKFIR, encoded by the coding sequence ATGTCAAAGGTTTCAAATTCAACATTATCAAAGCCTTCAGTAATTTCAATTTTTAAAGAAATTACCAAAATGCGTTTATCTTTAAGTGTTGTATTTTCATCTCTTGCAGGATATTTGTTGGCTGTAGATACTGTTAGTTTTTATACCTTATTATTATTGGCTTTTGGTGGTTATTTTATGGTTGGAGCTTCCAATGCTTACAATCAAATAATCGAACGTGATTTAGATGCGTTAATGGAGCGTACTAAAAACAGACCAATTCCTTCAGGAAGTATATCTGTACAGTCGGCATTTATTTTAGCAACTATTTTTACCATTCTTGGGATTACTGTATTGTACATTATCAATCCACAAACTGCCATGTTTGGCGCCATATCAATTTTTTTATATACAAGTGCTTATACACCTTTAAAGACCAAAACACCATTATCAGTTTTTGTTGGAGCCATTCCAGGAGCCATCCCTTTTATGTTAGGTTGGGTAGCTGCTACTAATGATTTTGGAATTGAACCAGGAACCTTGTTTATGCTTCAATTTTTTTGGCAATTTCCTCATTTTTGGGCTATAGGATGGTTTTTACATGACGATTATCAAAAGGCAGGATTTAATATGCTGCCAACTGGTAAAAGAGATAAAGGCACAGCAGTACAAACAATTTTATATACGGTTTGGACAATAATAGTCTCTATAATTCCTGTATTTGGTTTTACAGGAGAATTAAAACTAACTATTGTTGGTGCTATAGTTGTGTTTATTTTAGGATTAGTTATGTTGTATTACGCGGTACAATTATTTAAAAAAATGACTGTAGTTGCTGCAAGACAATTAATGTTAGCAAGTGTATTGTACATTACATTGGTGCAAATAATTTACGTTTTAGATAAGTTTATTAGATAG
- a CDS encoding MBL fold metallo-hydrolase yields the protein MKTLRLFLSLFLVSAFATIFAQNDVTIKTIPVSNNVYMLIGQGGNIGVSVGDDGVFVIDDQFAQLTPKILVAIKQLSDKPIQYVVNTHYHGDHTGGNANMEKAGAKIIAHDNVYKRLSEGNVTGGLPVITFNDKLSVHINGEKVLVFHTDNAHTDGDAMLYFTESNVLHTGDNYFHKRYPYIDVNSGGSIDGYIKAVKMALMVIDENTKIIPGHGDLSNKAEYASFLEMLIKLRANVQAEIDKSKTEAEVVSNTAITKQYDDLNYSWSFINSEKIRRAIYKSLKTKN from the coding sequence ATGAAAACACTTAGACTATTTTTATCTCTTTTTTTAGTTAGTGCATTTGCAACTATTTTTGCGCAAAACGATGTTACAATAAAAACTATTCCTGTGTCCAATAATGTGTATATGCTTATTGGTCAAGGCGGAAATATTGGGGTATCTGTAGGTGATGATGGTGTTTTTGTAATAGATGACCAATTTGCACAATTAACGCCAAAAATTCTTGTAGCCATAAAACAATTGAGTGATAAACCCATACAGTACGTGGTGAACACACACTATCATGGTGACCATACTGGAGGCAATGCAAATATGGAAAAAGCTGGTGCTAAAATTATTGCGCATGATAATGTTTACAAGCGTTTATCTGAAGGAAATGTCACTGGAGGTCTCCCTGTTATTACATTTAATGACAAATTGAGTGTGCATATAAATGGAGAAAAGGTATTGGTATTTCATACTGATAATGCACACACTGATGGCGATGCCATGTTATATTTTACTGAAAGCAATGTACTCCATACTGGTGACAATTATTTTCATAAGCGCTATCCTTATATTGATGTGAATTCTGGAGGAAGTATTGATGGATACATTAAGGCTGTAAAAATGGCCTTAATGGTTATTGATGAAAACACAAAGATTATTCCTGGTCATGGTGATCTATCTAACAAAGCTGAGTATGCATCATTTTTAGAAATGCTTATTAAATTAAGAGCTAATGTTCAAGCTGAGATTGATAAAAGTAAAACTGAAGCGGAAGTTGTAAGCAATACTGCTATTACAAAACAATATGATGACTTAAACTATAGCTGGAGTTTTATTAATTCTGAGAAAATTAGACGTGCTATTTATAAGAGTTTGAAAACTAAGAATTAA